The window GCGGCCTCGAGCACCCGCAGCCGAGCACCGACGACAGCGCGCCCTGGGTGCCGAAGTCGATCGTCCACGCCGACGCGTTCGTCTGGGACGACGACCGTCCGCCGCGTACGCCGTGGAGCCGCACGGTGATCTACGAGTGCCACGTCAAGGGCATGACGGCGCAGCACTCCGACGTGCCCGAGGAGCTGCGCGGCACCTACCTCGGTCTCGCGTCGGATCCGGTGATCGAGCACCTGCTGTCGCTCGGCGTGACGGCGGTCGAGCTGCTGCCGATCCACCAGATCGCGGCCGAGCGCCACCTCGCCGAGCTCGGGCTCACGAACTACTGGGGCTACTCGCCGACCGCGTACTTCGCGCCCGACCCGCGCTTCGCGACCGGCGCGCGCGGCGAGCAGGTGCTCGAGTTCAAGGCGATGGTGAAGCGCCTGCACCGCGCGGGCCTCGAGGTCATCCTCGACGTGGTCTACAACCACACCGCCGAGGGCAGCCACCTCGGTCCGACGCTGTCGTTTCGCGGCATCGACAACGCCGTCTACTACCGCCTCGGCTCGCCGGACGCCTCGACCTACGTCGACTGCACGGGCTGCGGCAACACGCTCGACTTGACGCACCCGCGCGTCCTGCAGCTCGTCGTCGACAGCCTGCGCTACTGGGTGCTGGAGATGCACGTCGACGGCTTCCGCTTCGACCTCGCGCCGAGCCTCGCGCGCACCGCGCGCGGCTTCGAGCGCGACGCGCCGTTCCTGCAGGTGGTCGCGCAGGATCCGGTGCTGTCGCGCGTCAAGCTCATCGCCGAGCCCTGGGACCTCGGGCTCGACGGCTGGCAGACCGGCAACTTTCCCGCCGGCTGGGCCGAGTGGAACGACCGCTACCGCGACACCGTGCGCCGCTTCTGGCGCGGCGACGCGGGCGTCGTGCCGGAGCTCGCGTCACGCTTGTCGGGCAGCAGCGACCTCTTCGCGGCGCGCGACCGCAGCCCGCTCGCGAGCGTCAACTACGTCACCTGCCACGACGGCTTCACGCTGCGCGACCTCACGTCCTACGAGCGCAAGCACAACGAGGCGAACGGAGAGGACAACCGCGACGGCTCCGACAACAACCTGAGCCGCAACTGGGGCGTCGAGGGACCGACCACGCAGTCGTCGATCGCGCGGTTGCGCGCGCGCACGGCGCGCAACCTGCTCGCGACGCTGCTCTTCTCGCAAGGGGTGCCGATGCTGTCGCACGGCGACGAGATCGGACGCACGCAGCAGGGCAACAACAACGCCTACTGCCAGGACAACCCGCTCACCTGGGTCGACTGGCGGCTCGACGACGAGCGCCGCGAGCTGCTCGAGCTCGTGCGCCACGCGGTGGCGCTGCGCCAGGCGCACCCGGCGCTGCGACGCAAGCGCTTCTTCACCGGCCAGCCGATCGGGCCCGACGGACGCAAGGACATCGTCTGGCTGCGCCCGGACGGCGCCGAGATGGGCGACGCCGACTGGCAGGATCCCGAGAACCATTTCCTCGGCATGCTGATCAACGGCGCGACCGCGGACGCGCCGGGGCACGACCTCCTGCTGCTGATGAACGCCGGGACGCGCTCGCGGAGCTGCACGCTGCCCGAGATGCCGGTGCCGGGGCGCTGGCGCGAGCTGCTCAACACCGCGCACGGCGGCGAGCGCCTGCTGCGCGGCGCGACGACGCTGGTGCTCGCGCACGCCCTGGTGCTGCTGCGCTTCGAGCCGCGCTGACGCGCGCGGCGTTGACCGCGGCCCCGTCGCGCGACAGTCCTTGTGCATGCGGCTCGTGCCGATGCTCGTGCTCTGCCTCGTCGCCGCCTGCACCCGCGGACCTGCGCCGCTGACGCTCGCCGTCGGCCTGCTGCCCGGCGAGCTCGCGCCCTACCGCGCGGTGATCGCCGACTTCGAGCGCGAGACCGGCGAGCGCGTCGTCGTCGTGCCGCAGCAGTACGCCGACATCCGACGCGCGCTCGCCGCCGAGAGCGCGGCGGAGCGCGGCACGCTCGACCTCGTCGAGCTCGACGTCTACTCGCTCGCGCCCGCGGCGAACGACGTGCGCGTGCTCGACGAAGCCGCGCTCGGCGACGTCCTCGAGGCGCTCGAGCCCGCCACCGTGCGCGCCGGCACCATCGACGGGCTGCGCTTCCTGCCGCACCGCGTGTCGTGGCAGGCGCTGCTCTACGATCACGCGCGTCTGGGCGCGCCGCCCGCGACCTGGGACGAGCTGCTCGCGGTGGCGCGCGCGCACCCGGGCAAGATCGGCTTCAAGGCGTCGCGCTACGAGGGCCTCACCTGCGACGTGCTGCCGTTCGTCTGGTCGGCGGGCGGCGACGGGACGTCGTTCGACGACGCCGGCGCGCGCGCCGCGTTCGCGCTGTTCGAGCAGCTCGCGCCCTACGTCAACCCGCAGAGCGCGACCTTCAAGGAGGCGACCATCGTCGAGGCGATGGCGCGCGGCGAGCTCGTGCTGCACCTCAACTGGCCGTTCGCGATCTCGGTGCTCGCGGACCAGGGTCTCGCGCCCGAGCCGATCCGCGCGGCGCCGCTGCCCGCCGGACCGCAGGGACGCGCGACCGTGCTCGGCGGCGGCTACCTCGCGCTCGCGCGCAACACGGCGCGTCCGGACGCCGCGCTGCGGCTCGCACGTTACCTCCTGTCACGCGAGGTGCAGGAGCGGCTCGGGCGCGAGCTCGGCTGGTTCTCGGCGCGGCGCGACGTGCCGCCGGGCGAGGGCAGCCCGCTGCTCGCCGGCTTCGCGGCGATGCGCGGCGCCCTGCGCTCGCGCCCGGAGCGCCCGGACTACCCGGCGCTGAGCCGCGCCTGGCAGGAGGCGTTTCGCGCCGTGGTGTTCGACGGCGTGGCGCCGGACGCAGCGCTCGCCGCGGCGCGCGAGCGGACGCGCGCGGCGCGGACGCCGGCTCCCGCAGCAGCCGCTGCAGCTCGC is drawn from Candidatus Binatia bacterium and contains these coding sequences:
- the glgX gene encoding glycogen debranching protein GlgX: MQLRSGAPAPLGATWDGEGVNFAIYSENATAVELCLFDEASNETRIALRERTGFVWHGYVPGLRPGQRYGYRVHGPYDPARGHRFNPAKLLIDPYARALDGSFTWHDSQLGYAVLDGGLEHPQPSTDDSAPWVPKSIVHADAFVWDDDRPPRTPWSRTVIYECHVKGMTAQHSDVPEELRGTYLGLASDPVIEHLLSLGVTAVELLPIHQIAAERHLAELGLTNYWGYSPTAYFAPDPRFATGARGEQVLEFKAMVKRLHRAGLEVILDVVYNHTAEGSHLGPTLSFRGIDNAVYYRLGSPDASTYVDCTGCGNTLDLTHPRVLQLVVDSLRYWVLEMHVDGFRFDLAPSLARTARGFERDAPFLQVVAQDPVLSRVKLIAEPWDLGLDGWQTGNFPAGWAEWNDRYRDTVRRFWRGDAGVVPELASRLSGSSDLFAARDRSPLASVNYVTCHDGFTLRDLTSYERKHNEANGEDNRDGSDNNLSRNWGVEGPTTQSSIARLRARTARNLLATLLFSQGVPMLSHGDEIGRTQQGNNNAYCQDNPLTWVDWRLDDERRELLELVRHAVALRQAHPALRRKRFFTGQPIGPDGRKDIVWLRPDGAEMGDADWQDPENHFLGMLINGATADAPGHDLLLLMNAGTRSRSCTLPEMPVPGRWRELLNTAHGGERLLRGATTLVLAHALVLLRFEPR
- a CDS encoding extracellular solute-binding protein: MRLVPMLVLCLVAACTRGPAPLTLAVGLLPGELAPYRAVIADFERETGERVVVVPQQYADIRRALAAESAAERGTLDLVELDVYSLAPAANDVRVLDEAALGDVLEALEPATVRAGTIDGLRFLPHRVSWQALLYDHARLGAPPATWDELLAVARAHPGKIGFKASRYEGLTCDVLPFVWSAGGDGTSFDDAGARAAFALFEQLAPYVNPQSATFKEATIVEAMARGELVLHLNWPFAISVLADQGLAPEPIRAAPLPAGPQGRATVLGGGYLALARNTARPDAALRLARYLLSREVQERLGRELGWFSARRDVPPGEGSPLLAGFAAMRGALRSRPERPDYPALSRAWQEAFRAVVFDGVAPDAALAAARERTRAARTPAPAAAAAARRADALGSGDA